Part of the Sphingomonadaceae bacterium OTU29LAMAA1 genome, GTTCTCCGCCTTGCGAAGTGCCTGACAGACACGAGATACCGCCGGCCTTTCGGGGCCGGGCCAGCGTCTCCCGTCATGTTCCCGGTAACGGGAGCGACCAGCCCGGGACGGGGCCGACGTAGTACAATTCGGGATGGATGGTTGCTTTCGAGTGGCCGCAAGCACGTGCGGGAATGGTCCCGGACGTGCCTCTGTAAAAGGAGTGCAGGATCATGCGTACTGGCGTGATCGCGAAGAAAATGGGTATGACCCGCCTGTTCCAGGACGACGGCCGCCACGTGCCGGTCACCGTTCTGCAACTCGAAGGCCTCCAGGTCATTGCCCGTCGCGAACAAGATCGTGATGGCTACACCGCCGTCCAGCTCGGTGCTGGCGTCGCCAAGGCCAAGAATGTCGCCAAGCCGCAGCGTGGCCACTTCGGCAAGGCCGAAGTCGAGCCCAAGGCGATGGTGGCGGAATTCCGCGTGACCGAGGGCAACCTCCTCGATGTCGGCGCGGAGATTTCGGCAGAGCATTTCGTCGCAGGCCAGCTGGTCGATATCCAGGGGCGTACCCAGGGTAAGGGCTTCGCCGGCGGCATGAAGCGCTGGAACTTCGGCGGTCTGC contains:
- the rplC gene encoding 50S ribosomal protein L3, giving the protein MRTGVIAKKMGMTRLFQDDGRHVPVTVLQLEGLQVIARREQDRDGYTAVQLGAGVAKAKNVAKPQRGHFGKAEVEPKAMVAEFRVTEGNLLDVGAEISAEHFVAGQLVDIQGRTQGKGFAGGMKRWNFGGLRATHGVSVSHRSLGSTGQRQDPGRVFKNKKMAGHMGDKYRTQQNLEVVGTDAERGLIFVKGSVPGSKGGWLFVKDAVKVKAHAEAPYPASLKQAANSNTAADTPVETSAPEATDGQEG